The proteins below are encoded in one region of Musa acuminata AAA Group cultivar baxijiao unplaced genomic scaffold, Cavendish_Baxijiao_AAA HiC_scaffold_948, whole genome shotgun sequence:
- the LOC135665160 gene encoding NAD(P)H-quinone oxidoreductase chain 4, chloroplastic: MFRWYAICICSLELLLTTYVFCYHFQLDDPLTQLEEDLKWIDVFDFHWRLGIDGLSIGPILLTGFITTLATLAAWPVTRNSRLFYFLMLAMYSGQIGLFSSRDLLLFFMLWELELIPVYLLLSMWGGKKRLYSATKFILYTAGGSIFLLIGVLGMGLYGPNEPTLDFSKLTNQSYPVALEIILYFGFLIAYAVKSPIIPLHTWLPDTHGEAHYSTCMLLAGILLKMGAYGLIRINMELLPHAHSIFSPWLVIVGTIQIIYAASTSLGQRNLKKRIAYSSVSHMGFTIIGIGSITGMGLNGAILQILSHGFIGAALFFLAGTSCDRIRLVYLDEMGGVSIPMPKLFTMFSSFSMASLALPGMSGFVAELLVFFGIITSPKYLLMPKMLITFVMAIGMILTPIYLLSMLRQMFYGYKLFNVPNSNFADSGPRELFVSICIFLPVIGIGIYPDFVLSLSVDRVQAILSNYFHR; encoded by the coding sequence atgtttaggtGGTATGCTATATGTATATGCTCGTTGGAACTCCTTCTAACAACCTATGTTTTCTGTTATCATTTCCAATTGGACGATCCATTAACCCAATTGGAGGAAGATTTAAAATGGATAGATGTTTTTGATTTTCACTGGAGACTGGGAATCGATGGGCTTTCCATAGGACCTATTTTACTGACAGGATTTATCACCACTTTAGCTACCTTAGCGGCTTGGCCAGTTACTCGAAATTCGCGATTGTTCTATTTTCTCATGTTAGCAATGTACAGCGGTCAAATAGGATTATTTTCTTCTAGAGACCTTTTACTTTTTTTCATGCTGTGGGAGTTAGAATTAATTCCTGTTTATTTACTTTTATCCATGTGGGGGGGAAAGAAACGTCTCTACTCGGCCACAAAGTTTATTTTGTACACTGCGGGGGGCTCCATTTTTCTCTTAATAGGAGTTCTAGGTATGGGTTTATATGGCCCTAATGAACCCACAttagatttttcaaaattaactaatcaatcatatcctgtggcattggaaataatattatattttggatTCCTTATTGCTTATGCTGTCAAATCGCCGATTATACCCCTACATACGTGGTTACCAGATACCCATGGAGAAGCACATTACAGTACATGTATGCTTCTAGCTGGAATCTTATTAAAAATGGgcgcatatggacttattcggatcaaTATGGAATTATTACCCCACGCTCATTCTATATTTTCTCCCTGGTTGGTAATAGTGGGAACGATTCAAATAATCTATGCAGCTTCAACCTCTCTCGGTCAAcggaatttaaaaaaaagaatagcctattcctctgtatctcacatgggtttcacaattataggaattggttctataaccggaatgggactcaacggtgccattttacaaatactctctcatggatttattggtGCTGCGCTTTTTTTCTTGGCAGGAACGAGTTGTGATAGAATACGTCTTGTTTATCTCGACGAAATGGGGGGGGTATCGATCCCAATGCCAAAACTATTTACCATGTTCAGTAGTTTTTCGATGGCTTCTCTTGCATTGCCAGGAATGAGTGGTTTTGTTGCGGAATTATTAGTATTTTTTGGAATAATTACTAGTCCAAAATACCTTTTAATGCCAAAAATGCTAATTACTTTTGTAATGGCAATTGGAATGATATTAActcctatttatttattatctatgttacgtcagatgttctatggatacaagctaTTCAATGTTCCAAACTCTAATTTTGCGGATTCTGGACCACGAGAACTATTTGTTTCAATCTGTATCTTTCTACCCGTAATAGGTATTGGTATTTATCCGGATTTCGTTCTCTCGCTATCAGTTGACAGGGTGCAAGCTATCCTATCTAATTACTTTCATCGATAG